The nucleotide window ATATAAGAATAAAACACGGAAACTATTGCTTCCGTGTTCCTGATAAACTATTAATAATAATCTGGCAGCCGAACTTTACAGCCCTTTTCCTGATAGCATTGCGGGAGCCGCTCAGGCTAAGTTTTTCTGAATAAACTTGTTGGTCTTTTACGTGGAGCCCGATATAAACGGTCCCTGGCGGATGCCCTTCCAGGCTCTCAGGACCAGCCACTCCAGTAAAGCTGATGCCGATGTCAGAGTTGGTAAGGAGTGCAGCATTCATTGCTAGCTCTGCTGCACATTCAGCGCTAACAGCCCCATACCTCTCGATTGTTTCCGGATTAACCTTTACAAGATCTATTTTGGCTTCGTTTGAAAAACAAACAAAGCCGCCATTGAAAAGACTGCTTGCACCGGAGATTGAAGTCAAATCCTGCTGAAACATTCCGCCTGTCAAGCTTTCAGCAGCTCCTAACGTGAAGTTTTTATTTTTCAATAGTTTCGAAAGCTCGATCATTAACGAAGTTTCGTCGTAACCATAAAAAAACTCACCGACTCTGTCCATGATTTCCGCTTCCACTCTATCAATCAATGCTTGTGCTGTGTGTTTGGAATCTTCCCTGGCCGTAAGCCTCAGTGTAACTTCACCGTCCCCAGCCAAAGGGGCGATGGTTGGATTGCTCTGCTGGTCAATCAAATCTTCTATTTCCGATTCTAATGCTGCCTCGCCGATTCCAAAGAAACGCAGGACCCTCGATTCAATTTTAGACTGATTGCCGGTCACGCCTTCTAAAGCAGGCTGGCCATATTTCAAAAACATTGGTTCCATCTCGGATGGTGGTCCTGGCAAAAGCATGAACTTGTTGTCTGCTGTTGCCAGGAACATCCCCGGAGCCATGCCATGTTCATTTTTCAGGACGGCTGACCCCTCGATGACGAGAGCTTGTTTCCTATTATTTTCAGTCATTATCCTGTTCGTTTTTTCAAAATACAATTCAATGGACCTCATCGCTTCCTCATCAAGAACAAGCTGCTTTCCA belongs to Mesobacillus subterraneus and includes:
- a CDS encoding competence/damage-inducible protein A, with translation MNAEIIAVGSELLLGQIVNTNARFLSRQLADLGINVFYHTVVGDNPDRLKNAMGIARERADLIIFTGGLGPTKDDLTKDTIAGQLGKQLVLDEEAMRSIELYFEKTNRIMTENNRKQALVIEGSAVLKNEHGMAPGMFLATADNKFMLLPGPPSEMEPMFLKYGQPALEGVTGNQSKIESRVLRFFGIGEAALESEIEDLIDQQSNPTIAPLAGDGEVTLRLTAREDSKHTAQALIDRVEAEIMDRVGEFFYGYDETSLMIELSKLLKNKNFTLGAAESLTGGMFQQDLTSISGASSLFNGGFVCFSNEAKIDLVKVNPETIERYGAVSAECAAELAMNAALLTNSDIGISFTGVAGPESLEGHPPGTVYIGLHVKDQQVYSEKLSLSGSRNAIRKRAVKFGCQIIINSLSGTRKQ